Proteins from one Clostridium cellulovorans 743B genomic window:
- a CDS encoding response regulator, producing MDKRKILVVDDHLVVREGLKLIFETEEEYEVIGEAENGEKALVLIEQLKPDVVLMDLNMPRRSGLEAIRALKEKKNPVPIIILTTFNDENLIREGLALGARGYLLKDSTREELIRTVEAAIRGELLLQPEISGIIFGAKKESKESNNTFNAGITERELFVLQAVARGCTSKEIAVDMGIAERTVKAHLTNIYSKLKVESRPQAVAVAIEQGIIHIEK from the coding sequence ATGGATAAGAGAAAAATATTGGTAGTAGATGATCATTTGGTAGTTAGGGAGGGACTAAAGCTAATTTTTGAAACAGAAGAAGAATATGAAGTTATAGGTGAAGCAGAAAATGGAGAAAAGGCATTGGTTCTTATTGAGCAGTTAAAACCTGATGTGGTTTTGATGGATTTGAATATGCCTAGAAGAAGTGGGCTAGAAGCAATACGAGCCTTAAAAGAAAAGAAAAATCCCGTTCCAATAATTATTCTAACAACCTTTAACGATGAAAATTTAATCAGAGAAGGCCTTGCTTTAGGGGCTAGGGGGTATTTGTTAAAGGATAGTACTCGTGAGGAACTTATAAGAACTGTTGAGGCTGCAATCAGAGGGGAACTACTTCTTCAGCCTGAAATCAGTGGGATAATTTTTGGGGCAAAAAAAGAATCAAAAGAAAGTAATAATACTTTTAACGCAGGGATTACGGAAAGAGAATTGTTTGTTCTACAAGCAGTTGCAAGAGGTTGTACTAGTAAGGAAATAGCTGTTGATATGGGTATTGCTGAAAGAACTGTGAAAGCTCATCTAACTAATATATACAGTAAGCTTAAGGTTGAGTCTAGACCCCAAGCAGTTGCAGTAGCTATAGAACAGGGAATCATCCATATTGAGAAATAG